The following proteins come from a genomic window of Geomonas sp. RF6:
- a CDS encoding penicillin-binding transpeptidase domain-containing protein, whose translation MQDFKNIHKKKRRRHGRRKGEEARNAFKAVLETPPPRKNRLKIVLPVLALALASYPLFGLLNSARTAKTTTAPHTTSSPAAVLTKADNWSSFKLAAEVFPSAKQEANEFAAPLPQGGKIVYAINERLQSRVAKVMQDFKVPYAALVAIEPKTGKILAVVSHSTAQPAWEKDACYRLYPMASLFKIVTASAALEDKKVTADTPFAFNGRLTSESPKHWRSTGRRSPQMPLAQAMGKSVNPVFGRLAGDIVGRDALISCAQKYGFNQEIYPGCPVIPSTAPPPDSLDQLMLTGAGLNHDVKVSPLHAASLMAAVANGGVMMAPSLAQQVVDAKGGTLFKQQPFELRRVVTPQTASELARMLSTTTVTGTSRKAFHDRRGRPMLASLKVAAKTGSIDGTDPAGHYSWFTAYAPMEDPQIAIAALVINEAKWKIKAPFLGEQALEAFFK comes from the coding sequence ATGCAAGATTTTAAGAACATACACAAAAAGAAACGACGCCGGCACGGCAGGCGGAAAGGGGAGGAAGCGCGCAACGCTTTCAAGGCGGTCCTCGAAACCCCTCCCCCCCGCAAGAACAGGCTCAAGATCGTGCTTCCGGTCCTGGCCCTCGCTCTCGCCAGCTATCCACTCTTCGGACTCCTGAACTCCGCCCGCACGGCGAAAACCACCACAGCCCCCCATACCACGTCCTCACCGGCCGCCGTCCTCACGAAAGCGGACAACTGGAGCTCCTTCAAGCTGGCAGCCGAGGTCTTCCCGAGCGCGAAGCAGGAGGCAAACGAGTTTGCCGCCCCCCTGCCGCAAGGGGGGAAGATCGTGTACGCCATCAACGAGCGGCTGCAAAGCCGCGTGGCGAAGGTCATGCAGGACTTCAAGGTGCCGTACGCCGCGCTGGTGGCGATCGAGCCGAAGACGGGGAAGATCCTCGCCGTCGTCTCCCACTCCACCGCGCAACCGGCTTGGGAGAAGGATGCCTGCTACCGGCTCTACCCGATGGCCTCCCTTTTCAAGATCGTCACCGCCTCCGCGGCGCTGGAGGACAAGAAGGTCACCGCCGACACCCCCTTTGCCTTCAACGGGCGCCTCACCTCCGAGAGCCCGAAGCACTGGCGGTCGACCGGTCGCCGCAGCCCGCAGATGCCGCTGGCGCAGGCGATGGGGAAGTCGGTGAATCCGGTCTTTGGCAGACTTGCCGGCGACATCGTGGGGCGTGACGCGCTGATAAGCTGCGCCCAGAAGTACGGCTTCAACCAGGAGATCTACCCCGGCTGCCCCGTGATCCCGAGCACTGCGCCCCCTCCGGACTCCCTCGACCAGCTCATGCTGACCGGCGCCGGTCTGAACCACGACGTGAAGGTCTCGCCGCTGCACGCCGCCTCTCTCATGGCGGCCGTCGCAAACGGCGGGGTCATGATGGCCCCGAGCCTCGCGCAGCAGGTCGTCGACGCGAAGGGGGGGACCCTCTTCAAGCAGCAGCCGTTCGAGCTGCGCCGCGTGGTGACGCCGCAGACCGCCTCGGAGCTCGCCCGCATGCTCTCCACCACCACGGTGACCGGGACCTCGAGAAAGGCGTTCCACGACCGCAGGGGGCGCCCGATGCTCGCCTCCCTGAAGGTCGCGGCGAAGACCGGTTCCATCGACGGGACCGACCCCGCCGGCCACTACAGCTGGTTCACCGCCTACGCCCCGATGGAGGATCCACAGATCGCCATCGCGGCGCTCGTCATCAACGAGGCGAAGTGGAAGATAAAGGCACCGTTTCTCGGGGAGCAGGCGCTCGAGGCGTTCTTCAAGTAG
- a CDS encoding UDP-2,3-diacylglucosamine diphosphatase: protein MRNIFIADAHLKQPGDANYRSLLRFLDTLPPDTDTLYILGDLFEFWVGSPTPVYRHYREVVDSLKRVRGRGVRLVYFEGNHDFHLTRFFREELQAEVHRRGAIVTIGSQQVYLCHGDQINRRDYRYRAFRLLLHSRLAGVLLPLFPRGLAGAVAAILSRLSGKRHKVRRVRWDRRAITLSFARGCFGKGCDAVVTGHFHLPYLEREGERVVVSLGDWITQFSYCEWLDGEFTLKTFPQ from the coding sequence ATGCGCAACATTTTTATCGCCGATGCCCACCTGAAGCAACCGGGGGACGCGAATTACCGCTCCCTGCTCCGCTTCCTGGATACCCTCCCCCCGGACACCGACACGCTCTACATCCTCGGGGACCTCTTCGAGTTCTGGGTCGGCTCCCCGACCCCCGTGTACCGGCACTACCGGGAGGTCGTCGACTCCCTGAAGAGGGTGCGCGGGCGCGGTGTGCGCCTCGTCTACTTCGAGGGGAACCACGATTTCCACCTCACCCGCTTCTTCCGGGAGGAGCTGCAGGCCGAAGTGCACCGGCGCGGCGCGATCGTAACGATCGGCAGCCAGCAGGTCTATCTTTGCCACGGCGACCAGATCAACAGGAGGGACTATCGCTACCGGGCCTTTCGCCTCCTGCTGCACAGCCGGCTCGCCGGCGTCCTCCTCCCCCTCTTTCCCCGCGGCTTAGCGGGCGCGGTCGCCGCCATCCTCTCCAGGCTCAGCGGGAAGAGGCACAAGGTCCGCCGCGTCAGGTGGGACCGGCGCGCTATCACCCTCTCCTTTGCCAGGGGATGCTTCGGGAAGGGGTGCGACGCCGTCGTTACCGGCCACTTCCACCTGCCGTACCTGGAGCGGGAAGGGGAGCGGGTCGTCGTGTCGCTCGGGGACTGGATCACCCAGTTCTCCTACTGCGAGTGGCTCGACGGGGAGTTCACCCTGAAGACCTTTCCGCAGTAG
- a CDS encoding DUF948 domain-containing protein: protein MLLLGIASAVTAVTLVVLTSFLIPTLMEMKKAAAALRSVAEKTEAQLEPLLMEARSAVAEVRIVTASVAANADGVSLLMEELGETGEHIRAINRVVGVVSTLVAGSSAWMTGARVAGRFIADKLIRKRG from the coding sequence ATGCTTTTACTGGGAATTGCCTCAGCGGTGACAGCAGTAACACTTGTTGTCCTCACCTCGTTTCTTATCCCCACTCTCATGGAAATGAAGAAAGCCGCGGCTGCTCTGCGCAGCGTCGCGGAGAAGACCGAGGCACAGCTGGAGCCGCTCCTCATGGAGGCGCGCTCCGCGGTCGCCGAAGTCCGCATCGTCACCGCTTCCGTTGCGGCCAATGCAGACGGCGTGAGCCTCCTCATGGAGGAGTTGGGAGAGACCGGGGAGCACATCAGAGCGATCAACAGAGTGGTGGGGGTGGTCTCCACCCTGGTGGCCGGTTCCTCCGCATGGATGACCGGCGCACGTGTTGCGGGAAGGTTCATTGCTGATAAACTTATTAGAAAAAGGGGGTAA
- a CDS encoding cytochrome c3 family protein — MRVAKLTKFFSAFFLFCCIGTAWAAEPAAPAATTLSNADCVKCHEQPVKDITANGGKHKTEVTCQDCHNGHPPKVKKPIPACSQCHSGKPHYELKGCNACHSNPHTPKAIKFGNNVTDPCLTCHKPQMEQLKAFPSKHSKLACSFCHNVHGRIPPCTQCHKPHSADMTQKDCKACHSAHKPAVVTYNAQTPNKFCAACHSKAANLLASSPAKHNKLACVYCHQAKHKMVPACTSCHGTPHPAAMMAKFPKCSDCHSIAHDLNRWSTTGAPAKPAAPAAPAKGEAAPAPKKAPAKK, encoded by the coding sequence ATGAGAGTAGCAAAGTTAACCAAGTTTTTTTCTGCATTTTTCCTGTTCTGCTGTATCGGGACAGCATGGGCAGCTGAACCGGCGGCGCCGGCAGCAACCACTCTTAGCAACGCCGACTGCGTGAAGTGCCACGAGCAGCCGGTGAAGGACATCACCGCGAACGGCGGGAAGCACAAGACCGAGGTCACCTGCCAGGACTGCCACAACGGTCACCCCCCCAAAGTGAAGAAGCCGATCCCGGCATGCAGCCAGTGCCACTCCGGCAAACCCCACTACGAGCTCAAAGGGTGCAACGCTTGCCACTCCAACCCGCACACCCCGAAGGCGATCAAGTTCGGCAACAACGTCACCGACCCGTGCCTCACCTGCCATAAGCCGCAGATGGAGCAGCTGAAGGCGTTCCCGAGCAAGCACAGCAAGCTCGCCTGCTCCTTCTGCCACAACGTTCACGGCAGGATCCCCCCCTGCACCCAGTGCCACAAGCCGCACTCCGCGGACATGACCCAGAAGGACTGCAAGGCCTGCCACAGCGCCCACAAGCCGGCGGTGGTGACGTACAACGCACAGACCCCGAACAAGTTCTGCGCGGCCTGCCACTCCAAGGCGGCGAACCTCCTCGCCTCCAGCCCGGCGAAGCACAACAAGCTCGCTTGCGTGTACTGCCATCAGGCGAAGCACAAGATGGTTCCGGCCTGCACCAGCTGCCACGGCACTCCGCACCCGGCGGCGATGATGGCGAAGTTCCCGAAATGCAGCGACTGCCACAGCATCGCTCATGACCTGAACCGCTGGAGCACCACCGGCGCACCGGCTAAACCGGCGGCACCGGCAGCGCCGGCCAAAGGCGAGGCAGCCCCTGCCCCCAAGAAGGCGCCTGCCAAGAAGTAA
- a CDS encoding YhjD/YihY/BrkB family envelope integrity protein, giving the protein MRLGQDEIIFSRKWLWQTDPETLGGYRGKLLRAVQVVVFIMQNFLTNSAPLRAAALTFTTLLSIVPLLALTFAVLKGLGAQNKLAPVILRQVAAGSEVVVTRIVTYINNTNAGSIGAIGLLMLLFTAVSTLGSVEDSFDTIWGVPETRSFYRKFSDYLSVLVSAPLLVLAATSITSTLQNKAVVRWLLESTYFGDIYLQLLRLVPYVSVWAAFFLLYIFIPNTKVRVGSALFGAVLAGTIWEGAQWAYIHFQIGVANYNAIYGTLAALPIVMIWLYTSWLIVLFGMEVVAVHQQRTTFRRELLGHQVNQSFRELLALAVLRRIGESFHHGQLRWGEQQLSLSLGIPLRILRPTLNQLSEAGFIVSTSAPGEPYQPARELDQIVLAEVILSLKSQGACCLLPGEEAAAGLLERGEEALREAFKGTTLKELVLENEAAAVVDKGGSVDI; this is encoded by the coding sequence ATGCGTCTTGGCCAGGACGAAATCATCTTCTCCCGCAAGTGGCTGTGGCAGACCGACCCCGAGACGCTCGGAGGGTACCGGGGAAAGCTCCTGCGCGCCGTGCAGGTCGTCGTCTTCATCATGCAGAACTTCCTCACCAACAGCGCGCCGCTGAGGGCCGCCGCCCTCACCTTCACGACCCTGCTCTCCATCGTCCCCCTCCTTGCCCTCACCTTCGCCGTCCTGAAGGGGCTCGGGGCACAGAACAAGCTCGCCCCCGTGATCCTGCGCCAGGTCGCCGCAGGCTCGGAGGTCGTCGTCACCCGCATCGTCACCTACATAAACAACACCAATGCAGGGTCGATCGGCGCCATCGGCCTCCTCATGCTCCTCTTTACCGCCGTCTCCACACTCGGCAGCGTGGAGGACTCCTTCGACACGATCTGGGGCGTGCCGGAGACCCGCTCCTTCTACCGGAAATTCAGCGACTACCTGAGCGTCCTCGTCAGCGCCCCCCTTCTCGTCCTTGCCGCCACCAGCATCACCAGCACCTTGCAGAACAAGGCGGTGGTGCGCTGGCTCCTCGAGTCGACCTACTTCGGAGACATCTACCTCCAGCTCCTGCGCCTCGTTCCGTACGTGAGCGTGTGGGCCGCCTTCTTCCTCCTGTACATCTTCATCCCCAACACGAAGGTGCGCGTCGGCTCCGCCCTCTTTGGCGCCGTCCTCGCCGGCACGATCTGGGAGGGTGCCCAGTGGGCCTACATCCACTTCCAGATCGGGGTGGCGAACTACAACGCCATCTACGGGACGCTGGCGGCGCTCCCCATCGTGATGATCTGGCTCTACACGAGCTGGCTCATCGTCCTTTTCGGGATGGAGGTGGTGGCGGTGCACCAGCAGCGCACCACTTTCCGGCGGGAGCTCCTCGGGCACCAGGTCAACCAGTCGTTCAGGGAGCTGCTAGCGCTGGCGGTGCTGCGCAGGATTGGGGAGTCCTTCCACCACGGTCAGTTGCGCTGGGGGGAGCAGCAGCTGTCCCTCTCCCTGGGGATACCGCTGCGCATCCTGCGGCCGACACTGAACCAGCTTTCCGAGGCGGGTTTCATCGTCTCCACCAGCGCCCCGGGGGAGCCGTACCAACCTGCACGGGAGCTCGACCAGATCGTCCTTGCGGAAGTCATCCTCTCCCTGAAGAGCCAGGGGGCGTGCTGCCTCCTTCCCGGAGAAGAGGCGGCCGCAGGCCTTCTGGAGCGGGGGGAGGAGGCACTCAGGGAGGCGTTCAAGGGGACGACGCTGAAGGAGCTGGTCCTCGAAAACGAGGCGGCTGCCGTCGTTGACAAAGGGGGATCAGTTGACATATAG
- a CDS encoding YkgJ family cysteine cluster protein — protein MECLRCGTCCVAPDISALGKRIGERCPHLSDDLTCADYGNRPAVCRGYRPDEICRMICAETLEERVEKYLALFGATAERSSG, from the coding sequence GTGGAGTGTCTGCGCTGCGGGACGTGCTGCGTGGCGCCGGACATCTCGGCGCTCGGGAAGAGGATCGGAGAGCGGTGTCCCCACCTTTCCGACGATCTGACCTGCGCCGACTACGGGAACCGCCCCGCCGTGTGCCGCGGCTACCGCCCCGACGAGATCTGCAGAATGATCTGTGCGGAAACGCTGGAGGAACGGGTGGAAAAGTACCTCGCCCTTTTCGGGGCTACTGCGGAAAGGTCTTCAGGGTGA
- the gspN gene encoding type II secretion system protein GspN — MKRRALLIACGVPAALLLFFLLTLWFIPNDAIKGVLVRVAENGGYTLDCPKLSKAFPIGVKAPALSLSSGKGEVLRLKDTRVALRVLPLLAGKIRFGYEAGIGAAGRIEGDFDAGRRRQLSFTAKGVRLEDIPFFSTVASARVKGELRGDGTLVQKGAGMAGGIQLQVRGAELAGVKIAQTPLPDAAYRDVRGALAIDGGRATLKSFTLDGDGIYVRLKGDAVLAQPVGLSPLNLTVEMMPKPSFLERQKFVFLLLMKYQTSPGAYTIPVRGSLAHPSI; from the coding sequence ATGAAAAGGCGCGCCCTTCTCATCGCGTGCGGCGTTCCCGCCGCTCTCCTCCTCTTTTTCCTCCTCACCCTCTGGTTCATCCCGAATGACGCCATCAAAGGGGTGCTGGTGCGTGTGGCGGAAAATGGCGGCTACACCCTCGACTGCCCGAAGCTCTCCAAGGCGTTCCCGATCGGAGTGAAGGCGCCCGCGCTGTCGCTCTCCTCCGGTAAGGGTGAAGTGCTGCGACTGAAGGACACGCGGGTCGCGCTGCGGGTCCTGCCGCTTTTGGCCGGGAAGATCCGTTTCGGATATGAGGCGGGGATCGGAGCTGCGGGGAGGATCGAAGGGGACTTCGACGCCGGAAGGCGCCGCCAGCTGAGCTTCACCGCGAAAGGTGTGCGGCTGGAAGATATTCCCTTTTTCAGCACCGTCGCCTCGGCGCGCGTGAAGGGGGAGCTCAGGGGGGACGGGACGCTCGTGCAGAAAGGTGCCGGCATGGCGGGAGGAATCCAGCTGCAGGTGCGGGGGGCCGAGCTCGCGGGGGTGAAGATCGCGCAGACCCCCCTTCCCGATGCTGCGTACCGCGACGTGCGCGGCGCCCTCGCCATCGATGGAGGACGCGCCACGCTGAAGAGCTTCACCCTGGACGGCGACGGGATCTACGTGAGGTTGAAGGGGGACGCGGTACTCGCCCAGCCGGTGGGGCTCTCTCCCCTCAACCTGACGGTGGAGATGATGCCGAAGCCCTCCTTTCTGGAGCGGCAGAAGTTCGTCTTTCTCCTCCTCATGAAGTACCAGACCTCCCCCGGCGCCTACACCATCCCGGTCCGCGGCTCCCTCGCCCACCCGAGCATCTAG
- a CDS encoding YtxH domain-containing protein → MSEDSGVGTGTVLLSFLAGAAVGVGAALLFAPKTGEEMRGQIRDLTDDAVGKIKDYASDAQTRIRSSYEEGRDKVMEKKSIISSAIEAGKEAMEREKEKQKVM, encoded by the coding sequence ATGTCAGAAGATAGTGGTGTTGGGACAGGAACAGTTCTGCTTTCGTTTCTCGCGGGCGCAGCTGTCGGCGTAGGGGCCGCCCTCCTCTTTGCTCCGAAAACCGGCGAGGAGATGCGCGGACAGATCAGAGACCTGACCGACGATGCCGTCGGCAAGATCAAGGACTACGCGAGCGACGCACAGACCAGGATCCGCTCCAGCTATGAAGAGGGGAGGGACAAGGTCATGGAGAAGAAGAGCATCATCTCCTCCGCGATCGAAGCAGGTAAGGAAGCAATGGAGCGCGAAAAGGAAAAACAGAAGGTGATGTAA